One Salvelinus fontinalis isolate EN_2023a chromosome 11, ASM2944872v1, whole genome shotgun sequence DNA window includes the following coding sequences:
- the LOC129865323 gene encoding peroxisomal succinyl-coenzyme A thioesterase-like, producing the protein MGRLRWPLMLVVREDDQNWATVESAKDIAQMMRAAGNEHLLTILLYPDAGHLIELPCTHPTSEPLQSQQLHSASNTTESDHVVWGGYPKQHANAQEDSREKSLGFLRQHLYPSHDSVAKAKL; encoded by the exons ATGGGGAGGTTAAGGTGGCCATTGATGTTGGTCGTCAGGGAGGATGATCAGAACTGGGCCACAGTGGAGTCTGCCAAGgac ATAGCCCAGATGATGCGTGCAGCGGGTAACGAGCACCTACTGACCATTCTACTATACCCTGATGCTGGACACCTCATTGAGCTGCCCTGCACACACCCCACTTCAGAGCCACTTCAGAGCCAGCAACTTcatagtgcctcaaacacgacagaaag tgatCATGTTGTGTGGGGAGGGTACCCAAAGCAGCACGCCAATGCTCAAGAAGACTCCCGGGAAAAGAGCCTTGGCTTTCTACGGCAACACCTGTATCCCAGCCATGACTCTGTCGCTAAGGCCAAGCTGTGA